The segment AGTAACTACGGGGGCGGGAATAGGAAAACCAGTAATAAGGGGATTAAGTTCTAACAGAGTTTTAGTCTATGCACAGGGAGTAAGGCTGGAAAATCAGCAATATGGAGATGAGCATGGTCTGGGTTTAAGTTCCAGTGGAGTAGAAAGTGTAGAAGTAATTAAAGGACTTAGCTTCATTGTTATACGGGAGTGATGCCCTTGGCGGAGTTCTCTACCTAAATCCTGAAAAATACAGCGCAGTTAACAGTACAGCAGTTGATGCTTAATGTTGCCTATCACAGCAATACCCTGGGAACAGAATATAATGCAGGAGTAAAATCATCAGGAGATAGGTTTAAGTATCTCATTAGGGGTAATTATGCCGCCCACAGTGACTACGAAACCGGAAATGACCTTAGGGTTACTAATTCCCGGTTTAATGAATTTGATCTAAAGGGAGGAATTGGTTACCAGGATTCAAAATACCGTGGAGATCTTAGGTATAATTACAATAATTCAGGAGTTGGAATACCAGAGGAAATAGGAGAACAATCTACGTCCAGGGAATTATTAGAGCCCTATCAGGAAGTTGAAAATCACATTTTAAGCTTTGACAACAGGCTCTTTTTTAGAAATTCAAGCCTTGATATTAAAGTGGGTTACCTCTTTAATAATCGAAGAGAATTTGAAGACCACCATCATCACGAGGAAGAGGAACACGAGGAGGAGCACGAGGAAGAGGAGCACGAAGAAGTTATACCTGAAGGAGAGGAGCATCCGGCTCTTGAGATGCACCTGGAGACTTTAAATTATGATATCAAGTATAATACTCCACAATGGGGGAATTTTGAAACCATTATTGGAGTACAGGGAATGTTCCAGACAAACTCCAATTTTGGAGAAGAAATTTTAATTCCAGACGCACAGGTTAGAGATATAGGTTTTCTTGCCACCACCCATTACCATCTGGATAAATTTGATTTTCAGGCTAAGTCTAAGGTTTGATAACCGAAGACTGGAGACCAAAGAACATGGAGAGGAAGGAGAAGAAGAATTTTTTGCACCTATTGAAAGAAATTTTACAAGTTATAATGGCGCTCTGGGTGTAAAATTTCAGGTTTTACCTGCCCTGACTGCTCGAATTAACGGCGCGTCAGGATTCCGTGCCCCAAACCTGGCCGAACTTACCGCCAATGGAAGCCACGAAGGTACTAACAGGTATGAAATAGGAAATTCTTCTCTGGACAATGAACAAAATTTCCAGCTGGACCTCGCATTGGAATATAGAAACGAGCATTTTGAATTATTTGCAAATGCTTTCCACAACAAAATAAATAATTATATCTACCTGAACCCAACCGGAGAATTTATTGAAGAAGATCCTGTTTTTGAATATTTCCAGAATGATGCAAGGTTATATGGTGGAGAAGCTAGGTATTCATATTCACCCCCACCCTATTCACTGGCTGCATATAGAGAGTAGCATAGAAACAGTGGAAGGGGAACAAGGTGATGGAGAAAATCTGCCCCTAATCCCCGCAACTTCCTTTACAAATACTCTGAGAATAGAACTTGAAAAGGCCAGTTTTCTAAAGGAGACTTACACATTCGTCACCCTAAAGACTACGCTGGACCAGGATAAAACCGGAGTTTTTGAAACTATTACTCCAGGATATTCGCTTCTAAGTGCAGGGTTGGGTGGAAATTTTAATCTTGGAGGATTAGATTTAGGATTGCGTATAGCAGGTTCAAATCTATTGGATAAAACATATATTTCTCATTTATCCAGATTAAAACCTGATGGGATTCCCAATATGGGTAGAAATGTGACAGTGAGTTTAAAAGCTTCTCTCTAGGTACTATTTCAGCGGGAAAACCCAAGAGCACTTCGGAGGAAGATATTTTAACTCAAACATCTACTAACGAGGAATGAAGTATAGACATTCCCGGAATAAAAAAGGAGGAAACCACGGTTTCCTCCTTTTACTTATATAATCTCTTTTCTTAGATCACTTCAGCTTCCAAAACAATTTCGTTGGCTGTTTCTTTCTTCCATACGAAGGTGTATAACCACATAAGTGTAAAGGTGGGAATGACATCTGTACCCGGGAGAATTTCTTCCAGAAACACTAAAACCGATGCAACTTTACCTTTATTTCCAGAGTACATTTGTCTCATTTTTTTAGCTGCATAAGGTGCCCATAAAAGATCCAGAAATGGACCAACCAAAGGAACCGCATACGTTGCCATACCTATCGCATCATAAATTAATCCTTTAACGAGTAACTTCTTTTTCAGGTTTATCATTTTGTTGGTTTTTTATATTAAAGAGCAAAAAAAATGCCAAAACTCCCGCCATCACCTTTCCTACCTAATTCCTCTATGCCTCTGCCTGTTTAAGTTTTTCAGAATATAGTTCCTTTAATTTTTTGATTTTAGGATCAATAATTGCCTGGCAATACTGCTGCTCCCTATGTTTATTATAATATTCTAAATGTTCAGGTTCTGCAGGATAAAATCCTCCGGCCTCTGATACTTCTGTAACTATGGCATTCTTAAATATCTTTTCATTTTCCAATTCTCTTTTTACCTCAAGTGCTATAGTTTTTTGCTCTTCAGAATGGTAGAAAATTGCACTTCTATAGTGAGTCCCAACGTCATATTGCTGCCTGTTTAATGTTGTAGGATCGTGGGTGCTGAAAAATATATAAAGTAACTCAGCATAGGTAATTTCTGAAGGATCAAATTGAATTTCTATAGACTCAGCATGGCTTAGTCCTGCCGTGGTAACAACTTCCCGATATGCAGGATTTTTTATCGTTCCTCCGGTAAATCCCGGAATTACTTTATACACACCTTTCAATCTTTGAAAAACCGCTTCTGTACACCAGAAACATCCTCCGGCCAGAGTTGCCTTTTCTAAATCTCTTTCTTCCATAATAGTTTTTTTTATAAAATAAACCAATTACTGTTTAGATAAAATTTTTTAACGAATAATTGAGAAGCGATGAACCATCCCGGGAGATTAAAAGTATAAAAATGTATTTTTTTCCGATCTAAAACTAATGTTTAAAAAGATATAACTAATTTCACGTTCCAATAAAGATTTTAATGATCTACGCAGAAAATATCCATAAGTACTACGGGGACCTCCACGTTTTAAAGGGTGTTAATCTTCTTATCGAAAAAAGTGAAATAGTTTCAATTGTGGGAGCTTCCGGGGCTGGGAAAACTACTCTGCTACAAATATTAGGTACCCTGGACCAGCCGGAACAGGAAAAGAACAGCATCTTAAAGATTAATGACATTGATATTTACTCTCAAAGCCCTAGGAAACTTTCAAAGTTCAGAAATGAACAAATAGGATTTATCTTTCAGTTTCATCAGTTATTACCTGAATTTACAGCCCTTGAAAATATTTGTATTCCGGCTTTTATAAAAAACACTTCAAAGACAGTAGCAGAGAAACGAGCTATGGAATTGCTGGAATTTTTAGGGCTTACCGCTAGAGCTCACCACAAACCTTCAGAAATGAGCGGAGGAGAGCAACAGAGAATTGCGGTCGCACGATCTCTTATAAATAATCCCGCAGTAATTTATGCCGACGAACCTTCAGGAAATCTTGATAGTGAATCTGCAGAAAACCTTCACAAATTGTTCTTTCGTCTTCGCGAAGAATTTCAGCAAACATTTGTTATTGTAACCCATAATGAAGAATTGGCTAATATGGCCGACAGGAAGTTAACCATGGTTGACGGAGAAATTATATAAAAAAGGGAAATTCAAGATTTGAGAAAAGCCGAATTAAAAAACTTTTTGGATCAAAAAGTAAACGAGTACAATAATCCCACTTTTATTGAAACTGACCCTATTTCTATTCCCCACAGGTTTACAAAAAAAGAGGACATAGAAATCGCTGGCTTTCTCTCCTCTACTATAGCCTGGGGAAACAGAAAAAGTATTTTAAAGAATGCTTCTCATTTAATGGACTTGTTATGGAATTCTCCACACGATTTTGTTTTAAACCATACGACCAGGGACCTTCTACAGCTTAATAATTTTGTACATCGCACCTTTAACGGGGCCGATTTGCAATACTTTATTCTATCACTTAAAAACATTTATACAAATCACCACGGGCTTGAATCGATATTTGAAAGATATGCTGAACCGGATAATTTGCAAATAAGTATTCATCAATTCAAGAAAATATTTTTTGAACTTCAGCATTTACCCAGAACTGAAAAGCATGTTAGTGATCCTCTTAAAAATTCAGCTGCAAAACGCATTAATATGTTCCTTAGATGGATGGTGAGAAAAGATAATCGCAATGTGGATTTTGGAATTTGGGAGAAAATACATCCTTCACAACTCTCCTGTCCTTTAGATGTGCATTCAGGAAATACAGCACGAAAATTAGGACTCTTAAAGCGGAAGCAGAATGATGCGAAAGCACTAACAGAACTTGATGAAGCTTTAAGAAAGCTGGACGCTGAAGATCCGGTGAAATATGACTTTGCTCTTTTTGGTTTAGGAGTTTTTGAAAAATTTAACAAAATCTAATGGAGTAGCAGTTCCAATCATTAAAGCGTTTCTCTTCAATTATAACCATCAGTTTTATTTTTTAAGGTGGTTCAGTTAGATACTACCCGTTAACGTTTTTTTAACTTCTAAGGATAATTTCAGTAACTTTGTAGGTAAACCTTTTGTTGAAGGTTTTACAGAAATAATTTCGAAGTTAGTTATGAAAACACACCAGCATCCTGTCAATGAGAAACAACGTCTATCAGCCCTTGAGGAACTTCAGTTATTTCCGGTAATTCAGGAAGACAACTTTGATAATATAACCCAGCTGGCCTCTTTTATTTGTAAAACCCCTGTATCTCTAATTACTCTCATAGGTAAAGACAAACAATATTTTAAGTCTAAAGTAGGAACAGAACTAACAGAGGCAGATCGCGATATTTCTCATTGTACCCACGCTATCCTTAATCCGGAAGAATTATTAGAGATTCCTGATACCAGGGAAGACAGTCGGTTTTCAAATAATCCTTACACCGTTGGAAATCCACCAATCCTGTTCTACGCTGGTATGCCGCTTAAAGCTTCAAACGGAAGTGCAATAGGTACATTGTGCGTCCTCGATACTCAACCACGACAGCTTCAAAATGATGAGAAAATTGCTCTCAAGGCTCTTGCACGCCAGGTAGAAAACCTGTTTGAATTAAGGCGCCAAAATCTTGATCTTAATAAAACAAAAAATGAACTAAAGCAAAGGAACCATCAACTAAAAGATTTTGCTTAGGTGTAGTGGCCCACGATATGAAAATGCCCCTCGCAAATATTATATTAACTGCAGATCTTTTAAAAGCTAAATACAAAACCCATTTTGATGAACAGGGTATGGAGTATCTCAATTATTTAAAGCAATCTTCCTTTAAATTAAGCAATTACGTGCAGGGAATCCTTGAGCATTATGAGAGCGATGTGGTAAGTGATATAAATCACGAAGAATTTGATGTTCACGATCTTCTGGAACAAATAATTGATTTGTTAAATATTAATTATGATTGTGAAATAAACCTACCTGAAATAAATAAGGTGTTGCATTGTAATCGTGCAGCCCTGGAGCAAATATTCCTGAATTTAATAGGGAATAGCTTAAAATATAATGAACACGAGAAAATTGTAATTACGGTAAATTGCGAAGAAGACGAAAAATTCTATTATTTCTCTGTAAAAGATAACGGGATTGGAATTCCAAGAGATAAGCAGGAGGAGATTTTTAATCTTTTTACGGTAGTCGCCGAAAAAGACAGGAAGGGGAACAGAGGTAATGGCATTGGGCTTTCTACTGTTAAAAAGCTGGTTGATTCTTTAGGCGGTGAAATTAGTGTGGAATCAAAGGTGAATGAAGGCACTTTAATTAGATTTTCAGTGAAAAGAACGGCCTTGTGTTAACAGCCAAATCCTGCTATTTAATAATTATTCCCATAGTTAATATTCATTTTGCTAATTTAGTAGTTTGAAGGCTATAACCTTATGGAAAACTCATTTGAACCAAATGAAAGAATTCGTTCATTTGTTCTCGAAAATTATAATATAGCAACAAGTTACCCCGACCCGGATTACGATCAACTCGTTTTCCTTACTGCAGCAATTTGTAAAGCACCAGTAGCTTATCTAAGCATTATTGAACCAGATACAATTTGCCTGAAAGCCCGGTATGGGATTGAGCTTGAAAAGCTTAAACGGAAAAAAGTTTTACCCAGGCCACTCTTGATTCGGGGAAAAGTTTTTTAACTGTTAACTATTCTGAACAACCAGAAATTTTTAGGGAAGCTTCGGTAACCCACCATCAGGACTTTAAATTTTTTGCATCTGTCCTATTAAAGGACCCAAAAGGTTTTCCTTTGGGTTCATTAGTTATTCTGGACATTGAAGAGCGGCAGCTGGATGAAATCCAGGTTAAAGCCCTTCATGCTCTGGCTAACCAAAGCTGGAAATTAATAGAATACGGCAAGCAAAAGCAGGAATTCATTAAAGTTCAAAATATGCTTAAGAGAAAGTATGTAGAACTTGAAAAATTTACCAGCCTTGTTTCTCACGATATTAAATCTCCTCTTGCCAATATTATTTCACTTACTGAGCTTCTTAAGGAGGAAAACCAGGGAAAACTAGATGAAGAAACGACACAATACCTAAATTATCTCGTGGAGTCTTCTTATTCTC is part of the Antarcticibacterium sp. 1MA-6-2 genome and harbors:
- a CDS encoding HAMP domain-containing sensor histidine kinase, whose amino-acid sequence is MPLANIILTADLLKAKYKTHFDEQGMEYLNYLKQSSFKLSNYVQGILEHYESDVVSDINHEEFDVHDLLEQIIDLLNINYDCEINLPEINKVLHCNRAALEQIFLNLIGNSLKYNEHEKIVITVNCEEDEKFYYFSVKDNGIGIPRDKQEEIFNLFTVVAEKDRKGNRGNGIGLSTVKKLVDSLGGEISVESKVNEGTLIRFSVKRTALC
- a CDS encoding TonB-dependent receptor, producing MIFRLSLRFDNRRLETKEHGEEGEEEFFAPIERNFTSYNGALGVKFQVLPALTARINGASGFRAPNLAELTANGSHEGTNRYEIGNSSLDNEQNFQLDLALEYRNEHFELFANAFHNKINNYIYLNPTGEFIEEDPVFEYFQNDARLYGGEARYSYSPPPYSLAAYRE
- a CDS encoding TIGR02757 family protein yields the protein MRKAELKNFLDQKVNEYNNPTFIETDPISIPHRFTKKEDIEIAGFLSSTIAWGNRKSILKNASHLMDLLWNSPHDFVLNHTTRDLLQLNNFVHRTFNGADLQYFILSLKNIYTNHHGLESIFERYAEPDNLQISIHQFKKIFFELQHLPRTEKHVSDPLKNSAAKRINMFLRWMVRKDNRNVDFGIWEKIHPSQLSCPLDVHSGNTARKLGLLKRKQNDAKALTELDEALRKLDAEDPVKYDFALFGLGVFEKFNKI
- the msrA gene encoding peptide-methionine (S)-S-oxide reductase MsrA; protein product: MEERDLEKATLAGGCFWCTEAVFQRLKGVYKVIPGFTGGTIKNPAYREVVTTAGLSHAESIEIQFDPSEITYAELLYIFFSTHDPTTLNRQQYDVGTHYRSAIFYHSEEQKTIALEVKRELENEKIFKNAIVTEVSEAGGFYPAEPEHLEYYNKHREQQYCQAIIDPKIKKLKELYSEKLKQAEA
- a CDS encoding GAF domain-containing protein — protein: MKTHQHPVNEKQRLSALEELQLFPVIQEDNFDNITQLASFICKTPVSLITLIGKDKQYFKSKVGTELTEADRDISHCTHAILNPEELLEIPDTREDSRFSNNPYTVGNPPILFYAGMPLKASNGSAIGTLCVLDTQPRQLQNDEKIALKALARQVENLFELRRQNLDLNKTKNELKQRNHQLKDFA
- a CDS encoding ABC transporter ATP-binding protein, translating into MIYAENIHKYYGDLHVLKGVNLLIEKSEIVSIVGASGAGKTTLLQILGTLDQPEQEKNSILKINDIDIYSQSPRKLSKFRNEQIGFIFQFHQLLPEFTALENICIPAFIKNTSKTVAEKRAMELLEFLGLTARAHHKPSEMSGGEQQRIAVARSLINNPAVIYADEPSGNLDSESAENLHKLFFRLREEFQQTFVIVTHNEELANMADRKLTMVDGEII